The genomic DNA AATACAGAGATACGCCATAGCATCACTTATGAGAGGGTTAAACATGTATGCAGAAAACTCTCTCCTCAAATGCTCAAAATGTATGAAAAAAGAACAATACCTCTCATTCGAAAAAAAATATACCCACCTCAAAGATTCTCTCCTCAACTCTCAATGGGAATGATGGACTTGGAACCTACCTCAAAGGAATAAAAAATCAATACTTACATAAAAGAAATATCCTCACACCAACATTATAATAAAATTTCATACCTTTCCTTTTTAAAAATGTTACCATACACTTTTTGAAGATAATTTTTGCGTAAGGTGAGTTCATAATTGGTACGTTCAAAAAATAATTGTCAATATTTATCATAAAAAACATATATTAATTTTTTCAATAACAGACACATATTATTACACAGCACTATGATATTTAATAGAAATACATTAACAGAGGGGGAATTATTGCATATTTACGAGAAGCTCTTAGAACCGAGGATGATAGAGGAGAAGATGCTCATATTATTAAGACAGAATAAAATAAGCAAGTGGTTTTCAGGGATTGGACAAGAGGCAATTTCGGTAGGGATTGTTTTAGGGATTGAGAGAGACGAGTATATCTTGCCGATGCACAGGAATTTGGGTATTTTTACGGGCAGAGGGATACCTTATAAGACATTATTTTCGCAGTTTCAAGGGACCCTGAATGGATTTACCAAAGGACGAGACCGTTCTTTCCATTTTGGAACGCGGGAATATAACATTGTAGGGATGATAAGCCATTTAGGTCCGCAGATGGGAGTAGCCGATGGCATAGCTTTAGCATCAAAATTGGCAGAAGAAAAAAAAATAACCGTTGTATTCACCGGAGATGGTGGCACGAGTGAAGGGGACTTTCACGAATCTGTCAATGTAGCTGCAGTGTGGAATCTTCCTGTAATTTTCGTTATTGAAAACAACGGCTACGGACTAAGTACCCCCAGCGCCGAGCAGTTCCGTTTTAAGTCCTTTGTAGATAAAGGAATAGGATACGGAATAGATGCCATAAGTATAGATGGAAACAATGTCTTAGAGGTTTTGGATACTATCAAAACATGGGCAAAAGATATACGAACCAATCCTAGACCCCTCCTTATAGAAGCAAATACCTTTCGGATGCGAGGACATGAGGAAGCTTCCGGCACTAAATACGTTCCTAAAAAACTCATGGAGCATTGGGCTACCAAAGACCCGATTCAAAACTACGAAGCATTCCTTATGTCCATCAATGTCTTAACCGAAGCAAAAAAGAAAGAAATAACTCAGAAAATAAAAAAAGATATTGATGATGCAATAGAAACCTCTTTTGCAGAACCTCTCCCCATCGCCGATACATCGACAGAACTACAAGATGTTTATTTCCCCTTTTCCCAAAAAGTTTTTTTCCCCAATACAGCAAAGACCTCTCCAAAACGCTTTGTAGATGCTATTGCTGATGCTCTCCGCCAAAGTATGGAACGATTTCCTGATTTGGTGCTTATGGGACAGGATATTGCAGAATACGGAGGGGTTTTTAAAGTGACCGAAGGGTTTGTAGATATGTTTGGAAAAGAAAGAGTGAGAAATACTCCTCTCTGTGAGTCCGCTATCGTGGGAACTGCTTTGGGGCTCTCCATAAAAGGCAAAAAATCAATGGTAGAAATGCAATTTGCTGATTTTGTGACAGAAGGATTTAACCAAATAGTGAACAATCTTGCGAAAAGTCATTGGCGATGGACACAAAATGCTGATGTAGTTATCAGAATGCCAACAGGGGCAGGAGTAGCTGCTGGACCTTTTCACAGCCAAAGCAACGAAGCATGGTTTTTTCATACCCCCGGTCTCAAAATTGTATACCCTTCTAACCCTTACGATGCCAAAGGATTACTCAATGCAAGCATAGAAGACCCTAATCCTTATTTATTTTTTGAGCATAAAGCACTCTATAGGTCTCTAAGCCAAGATATTCCCGATGATTATTATACCATAGAAGTAGGAAAAGCAAGCCAGATACAGGAAGGCAACGATGTATCTATCATAACATACGGA from Chitinophagaceae bacterium includes the following:
- a CDS encoding dehydrogenase E1 component subunit alpha/beta produces the protein MIFNRNTLTEGELLHIYEKLLEPRMIEEKMLILLRQNKISKWFSGIGQEAISVGIVLGIERDEYILPMHRNLGIFTGRGIPYKTLFSQFQGTLNGFTKGRDRSFHFGTREYNIVGMISHLGPQMGVADGIALASKLAEEKKITVVFTGDGGTSEGDFHESVNVAAVWNLPVIFVIENNGYGLSTPSAEQFRFKSFVDKGIGYGIDAISIDGNNVLEVLDTIKTWAKDIRTNPRPLLIEANTFRMRGHEEASGTKYVPKKLMEHWATKDPIQNYEAFLMSINVLTEAKKKEITQKIKKDIDDAIETSFAEPLPIADTSTELQDVYFPFSQKVFFPNTAKTSPKRFVDAIADALRQSMERFPDLVLMGQDIAEYGGVFKVTEGFVDMFGKERVRNTPLCESAIVGTALGLSIKGKKSMVEMQFADFVTEGFNQIVNNLAKSHWRWTQNADVVIRMPTGAGVAAGPFHSQSNEAWFFHTPGLKIVYPSNPYDAKGLLNASIEDPNPYLFFEHKALYRSLSQDIPDDYYTIEVGKASQIQEGNDVSIITYGMGVVWAKEVMKKFPDASADIVDLRTLLPWDKESVFATVQKTGKVLIVHEDCITGGIGAEIAAWIGEYCFSFLDAPVMREGGLDTPIPFAQTLEQNFLPKQRMEEKIKKLLLF